A window from Kovacikia minuta CCNUW1 encodes these proteins:
- a CDS encoding DUF4231 domain-containing protein gives MTNASDPNQVSRSQILEDAWFRFAKYDKNATIAQKRFIRQRKWTLILGVAATTLAVLYSVLEGYLNSKMTVFPTWTDEKRLRNFLDSFHNLVVVIPILITILVAFSVKFNMGINWVMLRSSAEALKKEIFRYRMQVDEYSPSKVTVQESRDVRLAKKVKTISKRLMETPVNQTDLLPYKGNLPPVYSISANDDGFSDLTAEQYLIWRVEDQFSYYQKKAARLGREYRHSQALIIILGGVGALLAALKFDVWIAVSNALAAAFTSYLEFKRVETNVIACNISAADLYDIRVWWHSLSPEIRKLQTSVETLVSSTEAVLQTENSGWLQEMREALSEIYGEKKDTKKEIHPAHNGQPLDDPVLAPLQPEAKRGEGSKE, from the coding sequence ATGACCAACGCATCCGATCCCAATCAAGTCAGTCGGAGCCAAATTCTTGAAGATGCCTGGTTTCGATTTGCTAAGTATGACAAAAATGCCACGATCGCCCAAAAGCGCTTCATTCGACAGCGAAAGTGGACACTAATTTTAGGGGTTGCAGCCACAACACTGGCTGTTTTGTATTCAGTCCTGGAGGGTTACTTAAATTCTAAAATGACTGTTTTTCCTACCTGGACTGATGAAAAGCGGTTGCGGAACTTTCTAGATAGCTTTCATAACCTGGTCGTGGTGATTCCAATCCTGATCACGATTCTGGTAGCATTTTCGGTCAAATTTAATATGGGCATCAATTGGGTGATGCTGCGAAGTAGCGCCGAAGCATTAAAAAAGGAAATTTTTCGCTACCGGATGCAGGTGGATGAATATAGCCCTTCAAAGGTAACGGTTCAAGAATCGCGGGATGTTCGATTAGCCAAGAAGGTGAAGACCATCAGTAAGCGGTTGATGGAAACTCCCGTCAACCAAACCGATCTGCTACCCTACAAAGGAAACCTTCCCCCTGTTTACAGCATCTCCGCCAATGACGATGGCTTTAGTGACCTGACGGCTGAGCAATATCTGATCTGGCGTGTTGAAGACCAATTCAGCTATTACCAAAAGAAGGCAGCCCGACTGGGTAGGGAATATCGCCATTCCCAGGCGTTAATCATTATTTTGGGTGGCGTTGGAGCATTGTTGGCTGCATTAAAGTTTGATGTTTGGATTGCAGTCAGCAACGCCCTGGCAGCCGCATTCACCAGCTACCTGGAGTTTAAGCGTGTAGAAACCAATGTCATTGCTTGCAACATATCGGCAGCAGATTTGTATGATATTCGCGTCTGGTGGCATTCTCTTTCGCCCGAAATCAGAAAACTCCAAACCAGTGTAGAAACCCTGGTTAGCAGCACTGAGGCAGTTCTGCAAACAGAGAATTCCGGGTGGCTTCAGGAAATGCGTGAGGCATTATCCGAAATATACGGCGAGAAAAAGGACACCAAAAAGGAGATTCACCCTGCCCACAATGGTCAACCGTTGGATGATCCGGTGCTGGCACCACTTCAACCGGAAGCAAAAAGGGGAGAAGGGAGTAAGGAGTAG